GGAAAATATGAAATTAATAAATAAATTCCTCCAAATATAACAGACCAAATAATATAAGGATACAGAACAGTTTGAACTTTAGAAATAAGAGCTTTACTTAAAGGTTTTTCCGAGAAGCTTTTCATAAATAAACCGGATAAAAAGAAAAACAGCGGCATGTGAAATAGCCATATAAAATTGTAACTAAAATAATATAAATTAGGCTGAGTAGCTTTTAAAAGGTTATTTCCCAGAATGGAATGCCCTAAAACCACAAGAAGAATACCTGTACCTTTTGCGGTGTCTATCCATTCTAAACGATTAGTTGTCTTATTTATGTTCATTATTTTTTCTTCCCGAATAATTAAGCGTATTTTTTATTTTTATTATCAAGATTAAGGCTTAATTTTATATAAAAATATGTAATAATCACCCATGCAAAAAACATTGGCGTTCTGCTAAATACAGAATTATCCGAGTACATATTTATGAAAATTTGGACAAAAATTGCTATAGGGAAGATATATTCCATTCGATCAGCTAATCTTTTGTTCATAAGGGCTTTAATAAAAGTTATTAGCGGAAAAATAAAACTCATATAAAAAATTATACCGGTAACGCCAAGTTCGAACCATAATTGCAAATAGACATTGTGAGTCATCATTTTATATTGTCCTAATGATAACAAATAGCTGGAGGCTGAATCAATTCCATTGCCGAACCATACGTTCCTGCTGTTTATACCGGCCATAAGCAGTTTCCATACTTCCTGCCGCCAGGTATATGAATCGTTTTCTCCCATTCTGATTAATATACCTTCTATGATTTGCAGATTAAAAATAAAGTTGACTGCTGTCAGTAAAACAAAGATGCATATAGAAACCAGTGCTGCTTTTAATTTTCTCTTGTAAGGTAAGCAAAGAAACATTAAAAATAACATTACTAAAAAACACAGATAACCAACTTTTGTAAGTGTTAATAATAATGCAAGAACATTAAGTATGATGCTTATCCCCCAATAAATTTTTTCTTCTTTTTTTTGAGATTTCATAAGCATATATATAGCCATAGGCAAATATAAATTGACTACTATAGCCGTTACATTCGGATGCGCCAGCAGCCCCGGCGCTCTCAAAACGCCGCCTACCGACAAAAGACCAAAGCCTGTCAGTCTTTGAAAAAGAATAACAATCGAATTTATGACTGTAAATATGTTTATTAATTTAAATATAGAATAAGCCTTAGTAAGATCATCTTTAAAAGAATCATAGGCTAAATAAATAATAAAAATTTGTATAAAATATCTAAAAACATTCATCAAGCCTGATGCGAAAGAATCTTGTCTAAAACAATTAAATATAAGCAATAACATAAAAAAGAAAATATATTTAATATATGGCAATTTTTTCCAAACCGAACCTATATAATTTGATAAGATAATCATCGCTGTAGGTACAGTTATAACCGTTCCTATAACTGTCATCGGGTTTGCCCCCGCAATTACAAAAGGTCTAAAGTTATCGAACACCGGAACAATAAACAGCCATAAAACAAGGAAAAATTTATTTCGTTTATATAAAAACGGAGTTAATATCAAAAAAAATAATAAAAGTATAATGTCTAAAAGCCCGAAAATCCCCATAGAAAAAAACATAGCGAAAGTTAATAAAATAAGAAAAATGACTCCTGCGCCCAAAAATAGATATCTTTTTCTTTGCTCCAGTATTAAAGAGTATTCCATTGTTCAGATTCTCCATTATTTTTGTTATA
This portion of the bacterium genome encodes:
- a CDS encoding O-antigen ligase family protein; protein product: MEYSLILEQRKRYLFLGAGVIFLILLTFAMFFSMGIFGLLDIILLLFFLILTPFLYKRNKFFLVLWLFIVPVFDNFRPFVIAGANPMTVIGTVITVPTAMIILSNYIGSVWKKLPYIKYIFFFMLLLIFNCFRQDSFASGLMNVFRYFIQIFIIYLAYDSFKDDLTKAYSIFKLINIFTVINSIVILFQRLTGFGLLSVGGVLRAPGLLAHPNVTAIVVNLYLPMAIYMLMKSQKKEEKIYWGISIILNVLALLLTLTKVGYLCFLVMLFLMFLCLPYKRKLKAALVSICIFVLLTAVNFIFNLQIIEGILIRMGENDSYTWRQEVWKLLMAGINSRNVWFGNGIDSASSYLLSLGQYKMMTHNVYLQLWFELGVTGIIFYMSFIFPLITFIKALMNKRLADRMEYIFPIAIFVQIFINMYSDNSVFSRTPMFFAWVIITYFYIKLSLNLDNKNKKYA